One window of Methanobacterium alkalithermotolerans genomic DNA carries:
- a CDS encoding PRC-barrel domain-containing protein, whose product MVELSNLYGLDIYTIKGKYVGRVQDVVLNIKKGRVSNLKVKAMKMDKKNVGLKEVIRTSIRIVPETDEIRPLKEEGVMDIAYDRVQAVGDILIISPAMAEKAPNPV is encoded by the coding sequence ATGGTTGAGCTGTCCAATCTCTATGGTTTAGATATATACACAATTAAAGGAAAATATGTGGGACGAGTACAGGATGTGGTGCTGAATATTAAAAAGGGTAGAGTATCTAATCTTAAAGTTAAGGCCATGAAAATGGATAAGAAAAATGTGGGCCTTAAAGAAGTAATTAGAACGAGCATCAGGATAGTTCCTGAAACAGATGAAATCAGACCACTAAAAGAAGAAGGTGTGATGGATATTGCTTATGATAGGGTCCAGGCTGTAGGTGATATATTAATCATATCTCCGGCAATGGCTGAAAAAGCACCAAATCCAGTATAA